tttttctattgagCCACTCTATCAATCATCACTCGTCACAATATTGTAATCTTAAATATTGATATCAGATATCTCCGCACGTCCGCACGTCCGCACTTAAATGCCTTCAGTAGTTCAGTGtgtaataaataccaaatatggtggtaatatttattgtatattgaagGTACAGATGCGtcatttatgtttgttttttagcCCCTACTTAAAGATTCAAGAGtatctacaaaaaatatcagtgccttgtttaataattgttatctacATGATTAATGATACTACTACTCGATTGTCATACTTgggtacaataaatatattatttctaattccATGAATCTACAATTTAATTCCAATATCTATAGTTAAAACACAGCTTGATATTACGcgtctttcatttttttaatctcttgaaaattaatttaaacaattactaaaggaattatttattttaaaaacaacaatcaaccatttatacctattttgtatatgtttgtatattatacctattgatttataaactattatagaaaaagaaaacttTATGACCACGTccgtattttgaatatttgtataggtacacgtcTTATATCcagctattatttttaaaattataacctgTACGGCTTAATAGCAATATATACACGACGGTACTATAACACTTTAGGTAccttctgtaaaaaaaattgcaataaaattatattacgataggaaaataaaatatcaacaatagACTTTCGTAAAATAAAGTATGAACGTAAgactcagatttttttttttttttttttttatttatttgaagtaatctacaatctatacatttcttagtataataagtaggtttgataggtgacaagtaagagtgatgtgaataataagattagggaagatacccagtggtaacaccctgtgGACGACTCAGATTTAGATTCCGTTATTTTGTAGAATTGAATGTAGATTAGAATAAGTGTACTTTACCCTCTcactaaattataatcattataggtatagactatagaccaAATTGATAGATAAACGTATAGACATGCAATGTATTGGTCCGTACACAGCTGTGCATTGGAAAGGCCTTATTTTTTCAACcccaaataaattaatagtattatgtatctTGTAAGTTGTAGTATCACAGTATTGAAGTTAAgctaataacttaaaaactcgAATTATGACTAAGTCTTCTAGTTCATCAAATGTCAATTTTTCAGATCAAAAACACCGCTAGGAAAAAGTGAATACCTTTCCAAATTTAATAAGCTGTATAGAGCAGGGATAGCTTACCCAATAATGATCTTATGAGCCACTTTGGAAATGCATTACGATCCCGCGggccacatattttttttttttattaaaatagaaaaaatttacaaatttcactTTCGAAAAAACGATTCACATGTGTAAGTTGATTCAAAAGCACTCACAACTTTTGGTGCCAGATTTCTCAAATTCGAAAGTGATTTAAtcgaattaattataaaaaattatgatactttatttaattattgctcATGTAGTTAATGTAGGTAGTAAGAGTACcaagataattaaaaaacaaaatttgaatttgttataaaatctCAAAAAGTACCTACTCGCCAGTGTTCATTCGAAGCAATTCATATGAGACAATAGAAGCcatcattttcaatttatacattCTTGAAAAACTGTACGCATGCATTATCAATTAGGTGAGTAAAAAGAGATTTGAATGCATAATGGCAGTATATTGgcatcgtttaaaaaaaaaatcctgttaGTACAGCcacaattatacattatataaagaTCAAACTTTCAATCAACATTTTTCCAAACAACCGTTACAAAATGGGTTAGTTTAATTGTGACGTGTTTcatgctaataaaatattttaatcctaCCCCAAAAATTAAGTACCTTAATTATTTGtagtatattaatgtatatgaaaagataattaatacaataatatattttcaattaccgGCAGACCGCTAAGCCGaaaatacctattaggtacctatttaaatacaaatatatatatataaattgtcaatgtatttaatgtatCGTAAATATGACTGTATAAGTACAGTACTACAGTGGTGTAATTTTAGGGATGGCAGGGTGGACATTCCCCCCTTTTCATTAGCGGGCCTGCAGGTATGGGCTAGTTTTAGGACTTTGTATATATTAGCTAttagctaataggtaatatatttaggtatccctttacataattattatgtattaatattagggTTATATGGTTAatagtgaaaatatttaaatatggtaggtataggAACGAGttgatgaaatatattatctgtacaaaatgttttaataatttgagtAATTATtcttgtgtttattttataaaggttataacttaaattgatgtattataatatattaaactataggtatattagaacctatatacgtttataatataccaaataccaatacaatattattatacagacatatatatagtgtaggtggttatacctacctataaataatatatattataatttactatagtttaaaccttcataataataggtacctacctacgttgcAGATAAACCTATAACCTGCAATGACCGGTATGTCTGTATTGTCTATATTGACTCTGAATTGCACTCTCAAGCCTTAcctttatgataaataataccCATCGGTAggaatttcaaatgtattatctataattgTATGGTTTGAATCGAACATGAAAATACATGTACGTTCCTGTCGAAATGGatgattgttttttaatatgaataataatatgataaaccgaatctaagaaaaaaaattccgaaatAAAAGCTCCCGGATAAAAAAGccccagaaaaaaaatgttgggtaCAGCTATagctgttaaaaataataattaataataataaaaatacctacataaaatttgaatgataattattatattatttattattataatattgataaatatatacataatattatattatataatattgctatgtacatatttagttatttatattttataaacggaTATAGGTATATCCTTTGAGctttggtaataaaaattataagtacagACAGTACAGTAAGTTAATTCtcaatttgacaaatattatactgaaattaaataatattacattttaaatgaattaataatttttttaaattaattgtattcctGTTTATAAATCTTaacatctaaaattattttttaatagtgttttttaattttgagtcgAGTCGAGTTTCAATTATTTCGAGTCAAGTCGAGTTCCaattcgagtactcgacaaatgccGAGTATTGAAAAGATGCGAGTACTAAAGTgtactaaaaatagattttccaaaaatattatattttctttcatacagttatataattaattaaaactatagttaTCAATCTAAACTGTCATGTATCACTTTCCTGGTATTCATATCGGATATATGGGTTCTTTCAGTTctttatagttttaacatttattgttcaataaattactatttatagtatttttaataataaaaataaaaacacgagTACTCGACTCAAATCGAGTACTTGACTCAAAGCGAGTACTCGAATCAAAGCGAGTACTCGATTCAAAGCGAGTAAGTCCAAAAAAAATTCAGTCGAGTCGAGTACTTTAACTCGACTCgaaaatttttccaaagtcgagtactcgaccaacactatttttgaactaaaatattttatacctactaaagtaatatataggtactactattatcaattttataagtaataactattaactaataagtaataacattatctatCTAGACGGGAAAAAGTAATAACACCACAATTATCTATATTTAGTGGGAGGTAATTTcgacgaatatattataagtaacaaatttgtttagatttcactgtaaaattaaaatatgatttaatagtctatcatattatatagcccaccccaaaaattatttctatatacgccactggagTGAATTGCCTTCTTATAAAATgtcaagttaatattattatctaggccaGTGTTTCCTAAAGGGTGTGCCGTGAAATTTGAAAGGTGTGCCGCGACaacttgaacttttttttataaaaaaacttaaaatgatttaaaatatataatacaaacaaaaataattaatacaaaaattaactttacacgtacattttgatatattatgtgggGCGAGccccttttcgaccaaaaatgtacccttccctttacggccgattcactttacgactaaatttaaaaaaggtcgTTTCCGTTTTTGACCAAaacaaaaagttatataatattatgtaaaaaaataaaatagttggtacgtaatttttgtaaaattatgacaattataattattaacattatttttatgttaataagtcataatatgtataattttttatgaggaaattaaataataatatataatctttgtcaacaattagtaaatataatagtacctaatgtgtataatatataaaaaaataaactaattgttgtaaaataatgggaaatattattaacaataattattataaattaatattacatcacctatcaaataattaatgacaaaaGTTATATATAGATTCACCACATAACAGAAGAACTTTAGCTgtgaaatattatcgtttttattttttctatatagaaAATTCGGAACTACAaaaaaagatattgaagtttgaaaaacacaaaaaataatggattttgaaacaacaagaactttttttcatataagGGATGCCAAAAAAACACCAAATAGTTGTTAACACATACGTCAACttcaataggtattattaatttgtatatgacTTGCAAAGTAAAGAATTTattgtcttattataataaatacagataACATACATTTGATAATGGACATTGGTTAATaagagtataattataaaactattttcctAGTTTTTATGCTGTATTTCTAACACTGTTTctgattaaatgttatttacaaCATcccattcaatatttaaaatggacAAATCAGTAAACCAATGTTTATTGTAACATACTTGTCTCCGaacaatttgtaatttgttgcaTACCGCTAGGTACTTAAAAACTGAGTTATCATGTCGCAGAACTTTTTggaattgtatttgaaataatttgtttaagttAAGAAAAGCCCCTTCTTTAATGAGTTTTTctgtaaaattacaaaataaaaaaaaatcccacaTAAAATAAAGAATTCACTCATTTCTcacattatttttggttttacaatagtgcCCAGGGAGtgctaatttaatattgtttcacaGTAACCCATAGCCTACAGGTCATCTCCGCAAGGTTCAGGTAGCAGGGATTTtcaactataaataatgaaactaataagactgttattttatttatataaattacacatGGTCCCACTGTGATAGTAAATGGTAATAAGACTGCTAAGTCCTAAAATGCAGGTGCAAGTGTGCAGACTGCAGAACCATCTCTGGAGTTTTGTATTGTTGTATACTAGTATATGTTTCACTTTTGATTTTAAGGGTATCATCCATATAGTCAGAATAGATGGTTAATGGTTATTTACAGTAGTTGGGAGTACTGCGCTAATTGTAGCGACGCTACTTTATTTGTAGCGATTGACATAGCGTCGCAACATTACGCCTTAGATAACAAAATACTATAGCGCGCTAAACATTTCCGATTAGCGTagcaaaaattatcattattttgttgctACCTAGGTACGATCTAATTgctgattattaaaatataaattatgattatatttatttatttaaattatgataatgatgAGTGTATTAGTGAAGTTTTTGTCCTGGGTCCTGTCTAGTGACCAAATGTCAAatcagtacaaactacaaacacTAGTTTTCAAtgagaaacatttttaaaaatgtagcgaAAAAGTAGCGATGGCGATAGCGAGCTACTTTTTTGGGGGAGTAGCTGTAGCGTTATCGTGCCACAAAAAACTAGTAGCGTCCCGATCACTGGTTATTCATTAgttcagaaaataaatatataattttccaatttatttctaaaaatgtaaaaaacaaattaaatttaaatacacaataatatccaATTATAGGTTAAGCATaaaactgtaatttaaaaaattccaaattgtatttaacaatactttacttatatattaattaattcagaAAATAAGTTGGCAACCTCATCATCATCTTCACGCTGTATTATAGTTGTTGATGGTTCATTCATTTTGTCATAATTTCTAGAGTCTTGTGGGATTGTTATTAATTCttcaatgttatttataatattcagagAATGCAACCAATTTCTGggaatttgtttaaataaacattttctaaataccATACAATGTATATGAGTAAGTTTTTCATATTTGATACGCCAAAATCCTAAGTTACTTAAtgatattttccaatttttcattattttggaaTTATATGATGCATGACTAGAATCAGGCGttgcaataactaataaaccaCCTGATTTAAGAACATTATAAGCTTTTTCACAGCATTTATACCTTTGTTGTGGTAATGGAAAATATTcaagaaataaagaaaatacgACTATATCAAAGGTGGACAATGGTAATGTTTGACAaacattatcaaaaatatttaacttaacatCCAGAGGTACTGTTAGAAAATCACATTTAACAACGTTTTTGATAGCTGGTGCTATATCTATAGGCAACACTTTATATgataaatacttatgaaaagGATTATAACAACTTCCTACATCAAGTAGATAAAAAGGATTTTCAGGCATACAGATTATATCATCGGTGCtccaaaatacattaaatcttTGAGCTAAGGATTTTTCTCGGATTATTTCATGTGTATAAtcttcttgaaaatattttaatatattgtttgatatCCATGAAATTCTACAACTTGAAggttcgtttttattatttgtatcccAAAACTGTGATGCAAGCTTGTGCATAGTATTAGAATAACTctgaaacatataaatataaataagcaaTACAATATACagacaaattttaaatgtctaaagttattgtttgagtgaaaaacaaaaaagcaagtaaatactaattaagtattaatttgaagtatacaaaacaattgttttacttttaaaagtgAATCATCTGAGCAGTGATTTTGCCATGCTTCGTCAGCACCTATTTTCATAGagtttaatcttaattttagaTGACACTTTTTAATAAACTCTGCATGTTGTATGTGCTCGCTATCTACTGGCTtacgagtatttttttttcctttcttGTCGAttctaaaacacatttttaaatttattcaaatgtttatgacaagatgtataatttttaagttagtgATGTATACAATGTGCGAGGATGTTTGGATGTTAAAACGGGTATCCCACCATGATTgggcttattttttattatatcaaacaatacGGGCTACAAGTCTACGGACTAATGAATCATTGACATGTATTTATAGATCTATGTATAGTTTTAAAGCTGCATATGATTGTcacttgtatattttaacaagttaggacaaaaaccaaaaaaaaagttatgaattgttctatattttcaattttgataataatgattagTGATAGTACAAaacttttttgttaatttaagttattactaTACTTCATGAAGTTTTTTTGATAGGTATACCACCCCTCTTCTTAAATATTTCGGTGCATACCATGTTTTTAAGTTAACTATTtctcgtaaaatataataattctaaaaaacaaatttaaaaatttaaaaatatgactacctattattaatgataCTATTAATAcacgaatattaaaaacatttaaaaacgaaaCACTTTACATAAAGGTAGAAccatagatatacctatattgtagaaaatattatggtcttcaagtgtatttaaaaattccaaaattcaggatttgaatataatatacataatttaagtaTTCAAATAGGGTAAgcattcttaaaaaattactctgtacattattatattaaggcTCTAGGTATAGAACCGTGGAATTAAGATaccaaactataaaatattaaaaataggtttGTGACACAGTTTAATTGATACATGTGGGTAGGCCGTAGGCatcaacaaaattattgtatatgcctaaaacgtaatatttgtcataagtcataataatatgtataaagtacatcatgattcatgacaaatattttaccatttttaatttttttactatagatgtatactgtatagaatACTTACGTAATTGACATATTAATAACACGTCGTTATGAACTCAATACTATGTTTACATTCAAAATTATCGATACAATTCTTTAATTAATCTAGACTTATCCAAAAACaactagtttatattttaacgaataaaaatatattaaatgttaaaaaacttataaaataaataagagatTAGCATGTATAAGTACAAGAATTTctcattttcaatttgatttaaaaattctttgatCTTTCGAAAGAATCTAGtttttttatgtcatataaAAATCATGGGTTGGAGCGTAGACAGAACCAcgaatatattgatataatataattgatttaagaTACCTTTGATCATCAACAGAACACAGAGTGAATGATCAATGCCCAAAGAATTAAAGAAAtgggaaaaattaataaaaaatcccacaattaatattgttattaataataatattatatcaatccacttggatattatcacagaataattGTTAACATTCTGTCTTATTATCTACATCGTGGTTCTATGGTATGATTAAATGTACGCGTTCCATACTTCAATCATACCGGAGTGACGGACCAATGAGATTTCGCCAAGTCGTGTTTGGATTATATGCTAAAACAGTGggatactattatattatatgtatttgataAGTTCAAAATTAGTGATGTgtctttaaaatttgttaacgCTTGTCCgcttcattaaaattaaaaagtattaattgtcGTGAacgactttttaaaaaatactaaaacaatCTTTTTTTGTACTCAATccctatatttttctataatatacatataaataaatttagtttatttataaacaaataataacttgACATAATTCTGAATATTGAGTTGTAAAATTCTATTTGACAATGGATAAACACATATTGTTGGTATGTGTGTTTTTCATTGTATTTCATGTATTTCAAGCACAATCGCGAACATTTACCGAAGAAGATTGTCCTGGTAAGtaactaactatattatttttaatatgctagTGCTAAGGTTTTTTTCTCCAGATCTAAAAGCCAGCGATAAAccataatacctaatttataattgtatttatatttttagtttgcgTACTTACAATTGataagttttcaaaaacacTTGAAGGCGAattaaatccaaaaaatattgaagaacaattcaaaaaatattgtttgtctACAAAGATTGATAAGGAAAAAAGATTGgtaggtattcaaatataatatattttcacctTATTAAACGTTTTAGATGTGTGGTGCTCTcagttattgaaatattattttttctgaagGAATACATTTTGGGTATTAacagttattttaaaagatttgtGTAGCAATTTCTGGATTTGAAATCTTATTTAATTCAATTCTTCATAgagattatttttgattttattttagcataAGGACAagtaatttagatatttaatatacctattatcatagaacaattttcaaaaacattgtgTTTAATCCCAGTTGTTTCAATAGAAAATAGTACTTCAACTTATTATAGTTGAATTTCTCATAATATTCAAGTGTCAGTAATGAGGGACTACTTTTCTCATAACTACAtatgttacaattatttaaaaaaaacaatatttatatgcttattgaacggtaaaaaattaaaaaaaaagaaacattgaTATTTTACTGAGTTCTGCTTGGAATTGATTTTTTGAACATTGTGATGTTTGCGTGTCATCACAACATATCACTACTCTGGGCTGGGATAATGCTCAACATCTGGTTGTGTTGTACCcttagaccttatactaatagacgaaATATCTAGGCATGATGCGGGTGGGTGGTGCGGTTTGTGTTACagcgataaatatatattatatacagtaatataatatagagtattgTATCATCTAGTGCGCATGTGCGGTGTACGTTGTACTACCTTGATCAACGCCGTCACGCTTGGACGCCAGAACTACAACCACGTCTCGTCTATtggtataaggtctatggttgTACCTTgtcatacttttataatttttttaactaataatataatatatcaggtGGTTTAAGTGtctacactcattatttcaaaaactcaacttttttttttaataaatgcaatttaaaaacgACATTTctgaagaaaatttatttttttattttttattgttatacttttttactttttcaattttgtattccTAATCAAGAATATTCTGAGTATTACAATCTATAAAGATCAATTTTTTGAcaagtagtttattatttacaagttaTAAGGTCAGATGAGTAGAGCAGTGTAACTGATGAACTACTAGTCCGTAATTTGATCTAAATAGATTGTGATACTCAGAATAATATTCTTGCTCaggaatttatatatatatatttttatttaaatatacaatctgtaatatatgTTTACAATAAGTATATGTGAGTTAATACGAAAAAAAGACAGCGAGTAAcatgaataaagaaattaaccAGCAGTAATACATTTGAAACTCgggaatataaaatttaagaaaaagtaTGGTAACatccaaaaaagtaaaaaaaattataatttcttcagaatttttgtttttaaatgacattggtattttataaaaagaatattttcaaaaaaaaaaaaaaaaaggttaaaattttataaataatgagtgATTGGATTACCCTTCAGTGCACTTTTTCCATGTGgtgttggaaaaaaattgtatttacaatttataatacctaattaacatttatgtattatttcatattattcaaaattctaGTGTTACTATTTGGGCGGATTAGAAGATTCTGCAACTGGTATATTAAGTGAAATGTCAAAACCTTTATCGTGGTCCATGCCGGCACTTAAAATCTGCGAACGCTTAAAGAAAATGGATGCTCAAGTCTGCGATATTAAATATGGTAtgttggtaaaattttcaattattattcataaatatttagcCAATTTgctttaaatacaaaatttatttcattttagacAAAGAAATCGATTGGAAAACAGTCAACTTAAAGAAGATGAAAGTTAAAgatttgaagaaaatattagATAACTGGGGAGAGATTTGTGATGGTTGTTTAGAAAAGACAGATTATATCAAAAGAGTTGAAGAATTAAAACCATCTTACGTCAAGGAagagttataaataatacaaattattatcctACGCATTGtataaatttgctaatttttttaatacaatattgttttttgtattgtgttccataatttatttaagatataaaataaaggGCTGAAGTTTAACAAAACcaaacaaaattgaataaaaaacgtctttattttatttcaattttaaattaattccttttatatttattacatgatTAACActtcttttactttttttttaataaaatgtagcatttagaaaaaatattgatattaaaatagatGAGATATTGGATCAGTCGATTTACAATACTTCCATTGGACTTTGACTAAGGCTGTTGTCTGCATGTGAAGATAACAAAGATGACACTTCTTCATCCATTTCTTGTAAGTTTGAATCTTCATTTTCGTGACAGGTAGTTTGTATTCCATTACTAGTAGTAGGTTGTTCTGAGTCATCCCAATTAATCTTAAACCTTGTTACCCTAGGTTCAGTACCCAATATATTTCTTGTCATCTAAAGCAGATACAATTGAAtcact
This is a stretch of genomic DNA from Acyrthosiphon pisum isolate AL4f chromosome A3, pea_aphid_22Mar2018_4r6ur, whole genome shotgun sequence. It encodes these proteins:
- the LOC100167188 gene encoding mesencephalic astrocyte-derived neurotrophic factor homolog, with product MDKHILLVCVFFIVFHVFQAQSRTFTEEDCPVCVLTIDKFSKTLEGELNPKNIEEQFKKYCLSTKIDKEKRLCYYLGGLEDSATGILSEMSKPLSWSMPALKICERLKKMDAQVCDIKYDKEIDWKTVNLKKMKVKDLKKILDNWGEICDGCLEKTDYIKRVEELKPSYVKEEL
- the LOC100163068 gene encoding S-adenosylmethionine sensor upstream of mTORC1; this encodes MSITIDKKGKKNTRKPVDSEHIQHAEFIKKCHLKLRLNSMKIGADEAWQNHCSDDSLLKSYSNTMHKLASQFWDTNNKNEPSSCRISWISNNILKYFQEDYTHEIIREKSLAQRFNVFWSTDDIICMPENPFYLLDVGSCYNPFHKYLSYKVLPIDIAPAIKNVVKCDFLTVPLDVKLNIFDNVCQTLPLSTFDIVVFSLFLEYFPLPQQRYKCCEKAYNVLKSGGLLVIATPDSSHASYNSKIMKNWKISLSNLGFWRIKYEKLTHIHCMVFRKCLFKQIPRNWLHSLNIINNIEELITIPQDSRNYDKMNEPSTTIIQREDDDEVANLFSELINI